The Kribbella shirazensis genomic interval GCCAGAAAAGTTGCTTCGGAGCGCGATCAGGTAATTTGCACGAGGCTTGCCCAGGCCAGGTGTTCCCAGGTGTCGCAGGCCTCGTGGGCGTAGCGGCCTGGGTCCTCGGTCGGGGAGATCGGGGCGTGCGTGACGATGCGCTCGTCCACGTCGCCGCCCAGGGCGCGGAGGTTCTCCGCGAGGGCGTGGGCGTGGTACGACGGCTGGCCGGGGATGATCGTGTCGGCGGCGGACCAGACGAGGCGTACTGCGGTCCCGGCAAGCGCGGCGGCGTACGAGATGGGGCTCCGGCGCGTGTACTCGTGGGGTAGTTCGGACGGAGCCCCGCCGACCTCTTCCCGGATCGTCTCGTCGGCCCCCAGGAGCGCGTCGCTCGTGCGGCCGTCGCGGATGTCGTCGTGCCACCGCGCAAGGTCGACGACCGGATTCACAGCCCACACCGCCGCGACATCGTCGGCATGCTGCGCCGCCAGCACCAGAGCTTCCTGACCACCCATCGACAGCCCGCCGAC includes:
- a CDS encoding prolyl oligopeptidase family serine peptidase — protein: MEREYLMAVPDGPVRGVTVLFHPFGFTPEAVLFGEPAGELLIRPLDGALGPAEAAGQIVVAPRSHGRVLSGISLAWQDHLDATWEIVREVCDRFRTDVVVVGGLSMGGQEALVLAAQHADDVAAVWAVNPVVDLARWHDDIRDGRTSDALLGADETIREEVGGAPSELPHEYTRRSPISYAAALAGTAVRLVWSAADTIIPGQPSYHAHALAENLRALGGDVDERIVTHAPISPTEDPGRYAHEACDTWEHLAWASLVQIT